A stretch of DNA from Mucilaginibacter daejeonensis:
AGGAAAAGAACCCACCTCGGTCGCGATCACTGTCCTGTTCAACGCAAATGCGGTCATTAGTACACCGCTTTGGGTGGCATCCAAATAAGGGCACACCACGAACTTGGCTTTGGTGATCAGGTCCACCAGCTCATCGTTATCTATATAACGATCAAGCACGGTAATGTTCTGTTCATGTTTTGAAAGTAACGCCTGATCGATCACATAGTCGTTAGCACGCTTCCCAGCGATAACTAGCCGCTGACCAGGAAAGCGAGCCAGAACTTGAGGCATCGCTTTCAGCAATACATCAATACCTTTGTATGAAGATATGCGCCCAAAGAATAAGATGTGCTCACGAGGCCCGTCATGCTGTTTTGCCCGGTGCTTAAAATACGAGTAAGGCCTCATCCTTATCACCTCCCGTTCACCTTTCACTTGCGGGTAGTTATCGTTAAATAGCTTTTTGGCGAACTCAGAATAAAAGATGAAGCACTTTTTGAATGGAAAATTAAAGAATAGCAAGTTAGGCAACCCGATCTTCCAGCTACCCTCTCCGGTATGGGGAACAGGGTCATGAATAGCTAAAAATGCTTTTTTAAAACGGAGCAGGTAAGGCAATAGTCCTACTGTTCTCAGGGTGTAACCTTCAAAATAAATATAAGACGGCTTATAGTTTTTTACCTGGGCAAGCACAGCTAACGATGCCTTAATGGTTGACCATGAAACCCCGCTTGGATGCTTATGGATAACGAACTGTGTACTGGCCGTACCTTCAAAGTATGGCGAGAGCGTATCACAGCATGATGGCGTCAGCACTTCTTCAGGCTTGGCCAGGTATCGTCCATCCGGTAATTCTTTGATATCTGCCACGGTGGCCGTT
This window harbors:
- a CDS encoding glycosyltransferase family 4 protein is translated as MTIVYYTSTFFLDLSLDVISVLKQHADVHVFIEVTSASRTATVADIKELPDGRYLAKPEEVLTPSCCDTLSPYFEGTASTQFVIHKHPSGVSWSTIKASLAVLAQVKNYKPSYIYFEGYTLRTVGLLPYLLRFKKAFLAIHDPVPHTGEGSWKIGLPNLLFFNFPFKKCFIFYSEFAKKLFNDNYPQVKGEREVIRMRPYSYFKHRAKQHDGPREHILFFGRISSYKGIDVLLKAMPQVLARFPGQRLVIAGKRANDYVIDQALLSKHEQNITVLDRYIDNDELVDLITKAKFVVCPYLDATQSGVLMTAFALNRTVIATEVGSFPEFIVQGQNGLLVPPADHTALAQAIQQALTGDHYRELEANVVLDTAGDTWEKSFQQLLDRYFISTIGEK